The DNA sequence AGAGATCGGTGCCGTACTGGCATCTTCGAAAGTCACCACTTCCCAGGCATCCTTCTGCTCGATGAGCTTGCGCAGGAGCTGGTTGTTCAATGCATGGCCGGACTTGAAGCCACGGAACTCACCAATCAGGCTATTGCCCAGCAGGTAGAGGTCGCCGATGGCGTCGAGGATCTTGTGCTTGACGAATTCGTCCTCATACCGCAGGCCGTCTTCGTTCAACACGCCGTCCGTATCGACCACGATGGCGTTCTCCACGCTACCGCCGAGTGCGAGGTTGTGCGTGCGCAGGTACTCGATATCACTCATGAAGCCAAAGGTACGGGCGCGGCTGACTTCTTTCACGAAAGAAGTGCTGGAAAAATCCACGCTGGCACTTTGGGTGCGGTCTTTGAACACCGGGTGATCGAAATCGATCTCGAAACTCACCTTGAACCCTTCGAAAGGCACGAAAGTAGCGCGCTTGTCGCCATCTTCCACTGTCACTTCTTTCAGGATCCGGATGAACTTCTTGGCTGCGTCCTGTTCTTCCAGGCCGGCAGATTGAATCAGGAATACGAAGGGACCTGCGCTGCCATCCATGATTGGCACTTCGGACGCGGAGAGTTCGACGTAGGCGTTATCGATGCCCAGGCCGGCCATGGCCGAGAGCAAATGCTCTACCGTGTCTACCTTGGTATCGCCGTTGACCAGAGTGGTCGACATCGTGGTTTCACCGACGTTTTCCGCACGGGCAGGAATCTGCACCACGGGGTCGAGGTCGGCGCGACAAAATACGATGCCGGTATCCACAGGTGCGGGTTTGAGGGTCAGGTAAACCTTTTCCCCCGAGTGCAGGCCGACACCTGTGGCACGGATAATATTCTTCAGGGTGCGTTGTTTAATCATGGCATTGGCCGCTTCAGCGCAAATTGCGAACTGGTATCAACAAAGGCTGGCGATAATACCAGACCCGGCCTTTGCTGAACACCAATCACCCTAATACCCCTGATAAATTTCATTAATCAGCCTGACGACGCAGGAAAGCCGGGATATCCAGGTAATCCAGATCGTCATGAGGATTCATTTTAGCAGCGGCTGCTGCACCAGCGTGTGCCTGATTGCGCATTACCGTCGGACGGTCCAGATCACGGTAGTTGACCGATGGCTGTTCCTGGCGCGCAGGTGCAGGAGCGGCAACGGTTTGT is a window from the Pseudomonas sp. LS1212 genome containing:
- the lpxC gene encoding UDP-3-O-acyl-N-acetylglucosamine deacetylase encodes the protein MIKQRTLKNIIRATGVGLHSGEKVYLTLKPAPVDTGIVFCRADLDPVVQIPARAENVGETTMSTTLVNGDTKVDTVEHLLSAMAGLGIDNAYVELSASEVPIMDGSAGPFVFLIQSAGLEEQDAAKKFIRILKEVTVEDGDKRATFVPFEGFKVSFEIDFDHPVFKDRTQSASVDFSSTSFVKEVSRARTFGFMSDIEYLRTHNLALGGSVENAIVVDTDGVLNEDGLRYEDEFVKHKILDAIGDLYLLGNSLIGEFRGFKSGHALNNQLLRKLIEQKDAWEVVTFEDASTAPISYMRPVAAV